TACCTGCTGGAGCACTTTTTCGGAGGGAGTATGCCGGTAGAAATCTGCCGGTAACACATTGGGCCAGTACAGCTCCACACCATACTTTCTGGAGAGTTCGACCCATTTTGTCAGGAAATTAGTGGGATTTTCCAGGTACGCTTCCCGCTCTGGCTGACTGAGAAATGCGGCGATATCGGTCATCCCGGATACGGTGGTTTGTAATGATGGGTGGAAGGGCGGTTCTCCCGCTTGCTGCCGACGATGGCAGGCCTGGAAAAATTCCGCATGCTGCCAGGCGGTACGGGCGAACGTCAGACAATAAATAATACAATCCCACTGGCTTTTTTGCGCAAAAGCGCCGATGACGCTAATGCGGCTATGGATCAGTTGTGGCGTGCTTTTTAGCATGGATGTTAAGCGCTGGTGAATGACATCGATAATGCCTCCTCCCAGATGCGCCGCGCTCTGGACAACCATCAGCGATGGCGGTTTGCCAGCGGAAAAGACCATGTCGAGATACAAATGATGGCTATTACTTTTCTTTGTCACCGGTGCCCATAAGATACAGCGATTATGTATTAACTGGCCTGTTTCCTGAGCGTGATTATGTGCTGACAGAATATCAGCCAGCAGCGCGGCGAGGGATGTAAATGATTTCAGATTGATATCAGGATGCCGGATATTTTCATTCCGTATCAACGCGGGTAATAGCTTCCTGTCACGCTCCCAGCTTTCCCACGTAGGTGCCAGCCCGGCATCGATATCATTGGCGGATAAATGCCAATGGTTTTTCAACGCGCTAAGGGTGGTATTGTCAGAATAACGATAGTTGAGAAAGTCTGGTCGGTTGATGGTATTAATGCCGGATGACTCACCTTTACCATTTAACGTTAAAATTGCGCGCGCTTGCAAATCAGCATATCGGAACGCTAAAGAACGTGAAAACTCCGGGTCATAATGCCGCTTAATCTTTCCGGGCAGAGAGGCGGTGACATAGGCCGAGGGGTATTGGGTTTTCTGTAGCAAAAGCATCTGCACCGCATTGTTATCAAAGCATTTTTTCGCCACGGTCGTCAGCATTTTTTTGCTCTGCGTATGTTTAATGAATTCAACGGGCAAAATGGAAGAAGGGTGATGAATAACGTCTGGAAAAAATTCGTCTGATAGCGGAATAAAGGGAGGAGAATCATTTCTGGCATGCTGGTTATCATGCCACTCTTGAAAAAGTTCCCGATATTTATATGATTTAAGCGAAAAATCCAGACCAAAACGAACGCAATCCCACGTTATCTTTTGGGCACCAATACCGATCACACTGATATTCGAGTAAACACGACGGCCATCTTCTCGTCGAATACTCACCAAACGATCGCCAGATAAGCCAGATACGATGTCTCTCATCATTTGACGGGATGCCATGGATAACGGATCGCAGGAATCAATAACGATAAACGAAGGATTCATACCCGGTTTCAGCGAGACATCAATAAATTGCGCGTGGGAAATCGTTGGCCTGGCGTCAGTGGCATTATCGTTAGCCACAATATAGCGACCATGGATGGCTTCACCTTTCTGGTTCACCTCTTCCTGGTCACGTTGCAGGCTGGAAATAAAGTGATGGATGGCAGGAGAGAATCTGAGATTGAGCGCGGGGTTGCGGTCATTTTCCGCCTGCACCAGTAGCGGCAAGGTTACGCTGATATCTTTCAGGAAATCATCCTGGTTGGTGGGCTGACCATTTTTTATCGCATATAAATGTTCACGGAGCCGGTGTTGCAACGTTAACGAGGCGGGAGAGCATTGGCAGTTTGCCGCTTTTAACACCGCCGATTTGAAAAGATACTGCTGATTAATAATGAAGTCTTGGGTGACGGGAGAAGGGGAGAGTGTCAGGGCAGTGGCATCCGTATGCATCATATTTATCCTTCCATGGGTGGCTCGGCGATTCGCACCAGATGGACGATCAGCCACAGCAGCTCATCATCCGTCATCCCTACCTCAAGCATCTTTTTCACATAATCATTGATCGCCAGCGCACAGCGATGCATGCGCGGATGCTGCTGAATGATCTGCGGCAGCAAGGTATTACCCTGACTGTGGTTCAGCTGCCCGGCAAACATGCGCTGAATAAAAAACTGCATATGAATCAGAAAGCGTGAGTAGTTGAGAGAACCGGTGTCGATGGTGATATAGGCATGGTACTGAATAATATTGAAGATATCTTTGAGCATACGCATTGCCAGTAGCGTCTGGCTGGTATCACTGTGTTCAGACTGACCATTCACCAGATGAAAGGCGATATTACCCGCTTCCTCAGGCGGCAGTTCGAGCTGGAACTGGCTGTTGAGCCGGGTCACCACCTGCTGCGCCAGCGTGAACTCCGCTGGCCAGAAGCGCTGGACCTCAAACAACACGCGGTTTTGCAGCATGATGCCTTTACGGCTGCGTTCCACGGCAAACATCAGGTGATCGGTCAGAGTAAAGAAGATTTGCGGACGCAGCGGATTGCTTAGCCCCTGCTGCGCCATCTGCATCACCAGCGCCGTCATCTGGAAAACTTCTTCCGGCATGGCGGCGAAAGCATTGAGATATTCCGCGCCCGGCAGGTTTTCCTGCACCATAAACAGCTTCTCGACTTTTTCCCGTGGGATCATGTCGCCGACGCGGCTGCTGAAACCGATACCTTTACCCATCACGATGGCTTCCTTGCCATCGCGATCTTCGGTCAGCACCAGGCTGTTGTTCAGGACTTTAATGACCTTCATCTGCTAACGGGTGTCCTGTAATTGTTGTCCGTTACTGGCGATAACCTGTTGATACCAGCCAAAACTGCGTTTAGGGATGCGTCGCAAATCATGCAGCGCTTGCTCATCGCGATTAACATAAATGAAACCATAGCGTTTCGCATAGCCCTGATGGGTGCTGACCACATCAATCGCCGACCACGGGAAGTAACCGATCACCTCGACGCCATCGGCCAGCGCCAGCTGGATCTGCTCAATATGCTGGCGCAGGAAATCGATACGATAACCATCGTCCACCGTGCCATCCGCCGCCAGGGTATCGGGCGCACCGATGCCATTCTCGGTGATCATTATCGGCAGGTTATAGCGTTCGCAGACTTTGCGCAGGGTTAAACGCAAGCCGACAGGGTCGATGACCCAGCCATAAGGCGTTTTCGCGGTATACGGATTCTCCTCGGGCCGGTACACGCCTGGCTCGCCCAGCATGATCTGCTGATCACCCGCGCGGGGTGCCACGTCCGAGGCATCTCCCCGGCTGGCGGCAATGGTGGCGGTGGAATAGTAGTTGATGGCGACAAAATCAGGACGCGCTGCGGCCAGCAACTCACCATCTTCCGGCAGCATCTGTGGTGCCAGCCCGCGATCCTGCAAATAACGCAGGGCAAGGGCGTTGTAGCGACCGTGTACCGCGACATCAAGAAAGCTCCAGCAACGCAGGGTTTCCCAGTTATGCGCGGCAATGGCATCTTCCGGGCGACAGGTGGCGGCGTACATCGAAGTGGTGTTGATCGCCGGGCCGATTTTCGCGTCGGGCAGCAATGCGTGGCACCGCTGCATCACCTGGGCTTGCGCCACCAGCATATGGTGGCTTTGCTGGTAGAGCGATTTTTTATCCGGCAACTCGCGTCCGGGCGGCGTACCAATCGCGCCCGGATGCAGGATCATGGTGTTCTGTTCGTTGATGGTCAGCCAGTAACGCACCTGGTCACCCAATTCCCGGAACAGCAAATCGGCATAACGCACAAAAGCCGCAATGGTGTGGCGATTCAGCCAGCCACCTTGCTGCTCCAGCGCCCACGGCAGGTCGAAATGGTACAGGGTGACGATAGGTTCAATGTCATGATTGCGCAGGGTGGTGATCAGCCGCCGGTAAAAATCCAGCCCGGCAGGATTGACCGCGCCATCGCCGTCGGGGATGACCCGTGACCAGGCCACCGAGAAGCGGTAGGCTTTCAGGCCGAGTTGCGCGAACCACGCCACGTCGGTTTCCATCTGCTGATAATGATCGCTGGCTACGGTGAAATCAGCTTTGCCAACCGGATGGCTCAGCATATCGACCACCGAAGGGCCTTTACCGTCGCTGTCCCAGGCTCCTTCGACCTGGTAAGCCGAGGTCGAAGCACCCCAGAGAAAATCCGCCGGAAAAGGGGTGGATTGTTGATAAATCATGCGGCCTGCTCCCTGAGACTGAGTTCCATAATCGGCTGACCAAAATCAACCGGCGCATCCGCCGCAATAGTGATGGCAAATTCATCGCTGTTGATCACCACCACTGGTGTGATCAGGTCATAACCGGCGGCGGCAATCGCCTGCATATCGAAGCGAACCAGCTCATCACCTGCCTGCACCTCATCACCCACCTGCAAAGATGAGCTAAAGTGCTGACCACCCAGCGCGACGGTATCCAGACCAATATGCACCAGCACCTCCATCCCATCGTGGCTCATCAGGCCAACGGCATGGCAGGAAGGGAGAAAGGTCATCACTTTGCCGCTGACCGGGGCGCGCAGAACGCCTTCCTGTGGGCGGATCGCCACGCCCTGGCCGAGCAGGCCATTGGAGAACACATCATCATTCACTTCGCTTAACGCCACCATCTCGCCACGCAGCGGGCTGACGATAGTCCCAGGCTTCAGGTTAACCGGCGCAGGAGCCACCTTTGGCGTTTGCGTATTCGCTTCGGGAATATCTTCAAAGCCCAGGATCCAGGTCAGGGCGAAGGTGACCACCATGGCGATGGCACAGGTTATCAGCGCATGCACGATGTTCATTGGATTGGCACCGATAAACGCGGGCAGCGCGGCCAGGCCCGGAGAGACAAAGGCATAACGCACCAGGCCACTTAATCCGGCATAGATACCGGCACAACCGCCACCGATCATCGCCGCAATCAGCGGGCGTTTTAATTTTAGCGTCACGCCATACAGCGAAGGTTCGGTAATACCCAACAACGCGGTGAAACCGGCAGAAGAAGCGAGCTGACGCAGGTTTTTGTTGCGGGTTTTCAGCGCGACGCACAGGGTCGCCGCCCCCTGGGCGATGTTGGACGCCAGCATGCCTGGGCCGTTAATCATCTCAAAACCATTTTTACTCAATTGCCCGGTGGCAATCGGGGTCATCGCCCAGGCGGTGCCGGTGATCACCAGGAACGGTTGCAGCCCACCCATCAGCATCGGGATCAGCCAGCTGGCATGACGATCGATAATCACCGCGCCGGAAGCCACCACATCGTTCAGCCAGATACCGAGCGGACCGACCACCACCAGCGCCAGCGGGGCGGTCACCAGCAGGATAATCATCGGCTTAACAAAGAATTTGATAATCGACGGGGAATAGCGTTCGGCAAAACGCTCAATCCACGACATCAACCAGACGGTAAGGATAATCGGCAGCACTGACCCGGCATAATCCGCCAGTTGGAAGGGCAGACCAAGGAAGTCCACCGGTTTGCCGCTGGCGATCATTTTGCCAATCTCCGGGTGCAGCATCGCACCGGCAATGGTCATCGCCAGAATGGCGTTACATTCAAATTTCAGCGCCGCGCCATACGCCAGCAGCACTGGCAGGAAGAAAAAGGCCGCATCCGAGATGATGTTGAGCAACTGCCAGGTCGGGCTGCTCTCATTCATCACGCCGGTGAGTTTGCAGATGGCGAGCAGCGCCTTGATCATCCCGGCCCCGGTTATCGCCGGGATCACCGGGGTGAAGGTGGTGGAGATCACGCTAATAATCTGCGAGACAATGCCGCTGCGCTCTTTGTCGGTCTGCGGCACCGCCTTCGCTTTGTTGCCGCTGGTGGCTTTTTCCAGTACGCGAAACACCCGCTGCACATCGTTGCCCACCACAATCTGGAACTGCCCGCCGCGCTCGACGACGCTGATCACCCCCGGCAACTTTTCAATCTGCGCGCTATCCACCGCATCGCGATCGTTAAATTCCATACGCAGCCGGGTGGCGCAATGGGTCAGGGTACGGATATTCCCGCCCCCTTTCACCAACCGTAAAATCTCGTCCGCTAACTCGTTATGACTCATAGTTTTCCCTTTCGTTAAGGCAAAAAAAAAGACCAAAACAAAAATGCACGCCGGAAAAATAACCGGAGCTGACATTTTCATTTTGGTCTTGCCTGCCGAAGCAGTAGCACGCCGCAATAAAACGTATGTGGTTGTTGCGTGGAGGAGTATCTTTACGCCTCGCAACATTGGCAATAACTAATAATAAAAACTGTGAAGCAACGCAATCATTTCCCACCGTTCAGCGCTCGGGTCACTGGCTGAAAGCGCGCCATAACATAGGAAAATATGATGAATAAGGCTGGGCAGCAGGTCGCAGAGGCGATTGCCGCCGAAAATCAGCGCAGGCAATCGTCGCCGGTAATAGGAAAATCGTTGGGATTAAAACACAGCATTAAATCTGCCGGGCATACGCCGCCGCTTTTTTGAAAAGCTCGTCTGAGGGACGCACCCCGGTATATAAGTAGAATTGTTCCACCGCCTGAATGGCGAAAACTTCAGCACCACTGATCACCGTTTTCTGTTTCTCCTGCGCATAGCGAATCAGCGGGGTTTGTTCAGGTAACGCCACCACATCAAACACGATCTCAGCCGTTCCCACTTCATCGGCGGAAAACGACAGGGTATCAGCATCAGGGCCGCCAGACATGCCTACCGGCGTGGCATTGATCAGCAATGCCGGGGCCAGGCCTGCCATGGAGGGACGATATTCATACTGATAAGCCTCAGCCAGTTCTTTGCCACTGTCTTCATCTCTGGCAATAATATATCCCTGCTTAAATCCGAGATTTTTTAATGCACAGGCAACCGCTTTTGCCATCCCGCCACTGCCTTTAAGCGCAAATGTCAGGTCGCCTGAAACCTGATATTTCTTCAGCAGGGTGGTGATGGCAATATAATCGGTATTATATCCCTTCAAATAACCCTCGGTATTCACGATGGTGTTCACCGCATTAATTACCCGTGCGGATTCATCCAGCTCGTCAATAAGTGGAATACATGCCTGCTTAAAGGGCATCGAAATTGCGCAACCGCGGATCCCCAGCGCTTTCACGCCGCCAATCGCCGCTGCAAGATCGTGGGTGGTAAATGCTTTGTAGAGGTAATCCAGGTCCAGCGCATCGTACAAATAATTATGGAAGCGGGTACCGAAATTGGTTGGCCGCGCGGCAAGAGACATACAAATTTTGGTGTCTTTATTGATCATTCTGGTCATGACATTTTTCCCTTCAGTGTGATTGCCTGCGGAGAAATATTGCTTTAAAAAGGTGAAATGAAAAACTGATGTGTTTTGCTGCACAGAGTTCATCTTTTATGAGCACACAACGGCTGGAACGGCATTATCAGAAGCTGCTGGAACTGTTTCCGCAGCGTGAGGCACTCACCACGCTGCAAACCCTGGCGGATGCGCTCTATTGCAGTAAGCGGCATATGCGCACGCTGATCATTCAGATGCAATCCCAGGGCTGGCTGGCGTGGGAGGCCACCCCTGGTCGCGGGCATCTGGCAAAACTGGTGCTGCATTATTCACAGCAGCAATTGATGCTGGCGAATGCGCAACGCTTGTTAGATCTCAATGATATGCGCGGCGTGCTGAAGTTATTAGGTAACGAGAAACATCACCTCGCGACCTTGCTGCGTGGTCGGCTCGGCCATCGTATTGACGATGAGCAGCAAACCCTGCGCATTCCCTATTATCGTTCGATGCCGAATCTTTATCCCGGCACCGCGCTGCGACGCTCTGAAGTGCATATCATCAAACAGGTGTTTAGCGGACTGACGCGCATTGAGGAAAGCAGCGGTCAGGTGGTGAAGGATTTAGCCCATCACTGGCGCAGGCTGGATGCGTTGCACTGGCGCTTCTTCCTGCGTCCTGGGGTTCAATTCCATGATGGCACGCCGTTAACCAGCAGAGATGTGGTGGTTTCCCTGCTACGCAGCGCCCGATTGCCGTTGTTTTCGCATCTCAGCAAGGTTGAGGCTGAGGGGAATCTCAGCGTGATCATTACCCTGACCCAGCCGGATGAATTGCTGCCGCAATTGCTGACCGATGCCGCGGCCCTGATAGTACCGGCGGACCATCAGCAGCGGCAGAATTTTGCTGCACTTCCGGTTGGAACCGGCCCCTTTAAGGTTGCCGATAATAATGAGTGGCATTTAACCCTGCGGGCGTTTGATGGTTATTTTGGTTTCCGCAGTTTGCTGGACGAAATAGAAATTATTACCTGTCTGGATACCCCGGTATCAAATGCCTCCCAGGGGCCGCTGGCGTTACTGAGTTCCAGCATGAGCGATCTGGCCTATGTATCCAGCCCGCTCAGCCATGTGGATCGCCCTTCTGCCGATGAAATTGAACTGGAAACCGGCGGGTATTTTTTGCTGTGCGACAGTCGCTCACCGTTCTGGCAAAACATGGCCCACCGGCGCTGGATACGCGAGCAGATCGACCCGCAGGCTATTATTCAGAATTTCGTGGCAGAAATTCGTCCGCTATGGATGGCTGCGGCCAGCATCCTGCCCGGCTGGTTGCATCATATTGACGCCGGGGAAAGCGTCAGTCCGTGGGAAGATTCTACCCTGCCACGGCGGTTGCGACTGGCTTACCACCATCAGCACTGGGAATTCCCGATGGTGATTGCCGAATTTAAACATCGCCTGGCGGCCAGCGGCGTGACCTTAGAGGTGACGGAATTAAGCTATGAAGCCTGGGCGGCAGGCGCAGGGGTGTTCGATTTGTGGCTGGGAACGGTGAATTTCACCGCGCCGGAAGCGTGGAATGTCGGTGCCTGGCTCACCGGGATGCCGTTATTAACCCGTTCGGTTGCCGGTGGCGACCAGGCGTTGTTCGCCAACTGGCAACAACAATGGCGCAGTGGCGCGCTGTCTTCGCAGCAACTGGCGGAAACCATCATTCAGCGCGGCTGGTTACAGCCGTTATTCCATCACTGGATGCGCCTGCAAGGGCCAGAACAGGCCAGAGGCGTGCATTTTAATAATCTGGGATGGTTCGACTTTACCTCCACCTGGATTGAACCGGAAAACCCACCCTGAGAATGCTGATCTTGTCGCAGGTCATGCGCGGGGAATGCGATACACTCGAAGCTGTGCCTCCACCATTGGACGAGAAGTTATGAATGACAAAAAAATGATATCCATTGATCAATTCAACGCAGATGAACGGCTTGCGGTTGATGAAGCATTCAACGCATTGATGCAGAAGTATCGCCAGCGCACCGGGAGAGAGCCGGACG
The window above is part of the Pantoea cypripedii genome. Proteins encoded here:
- a CDS encoding shikimate 5-dehydrogenase, with translation MTRMINKDTKICMSLAARPTNFGTRFHNYLYDALDLDYLYKAFTTHDLAAAIGGVKALGIRGCAISMPFKQACIPLIDELDESARVINAVNTIVNTEGYLKGYNTDYIAITTLLKKYQVSGDLTFALKGSGGMAKAVACALKNLGFKQGYIIARDEDSGKELAEAYQYEYRPSMAGLAPALLINATPVGMSGGPDADTLSFSADEVGTAEIVFDVVALPEQTPLIRYAQEKQKTVISGAEVFAIQAVEQFYLYTGVRPSDELFKKAAAYARQI
- the sgrR gene encoding HTH-type transcriptional regulator SgrR, whose protein sequence is MSTQRLERHYQKLLELFPQREALTTLQTLADALYCSKRHMRTLIIQMQSQGWLAWEATPGRGHLAKLVLHYSQQQLMLANAQRLLDLNDMRGVLKLLGNEKHHLATLLRGRLGHRIDDEQQTLRIPYYRSMPNLYPGTALRRSEVHIIKQVFSGLTRIEESSGQVVKDLAHHWRRLDALHWRFFLRPGVQFHDGTPLTSRDVVVSLLRSARLPLFSHLSKVEAEGNLSVIITLTQPDELLPQLLTDAAALIVPADHQQRQNFAALPVGTGPFKVADNNEWHLTLRAFDGYFGFRSLLDEIEIITCLDTPVSNASQGPLALLSSSMSDLAYVSSPLSHVDRPSADEIELETGGYFLLCDSRSPFWQNMAHRRWIREQIDPQAIIQNFVAEIRPLWMAAASILPGWLHHIDAGESVSPWEDSTLPRRLRLAYHHQHWEFPMVIAEFKHRLAASGVTLEVTELSYEAWAAGAGVFDLWLGTVNFTAPEAWNVGAWLTGMPLLTRSVAGGDQALFANWQQQWRSGALSSQQLAETIIQRGWLQPLFHHWMRLQGPEQARGVHFNNLGWFDFTSTWIEPENPP
- a CDS encoding glycoside hydrolase family 1 protein, whose translation is MIYQQSTPFPADFLWGASTSAYQVEGAWDSDGKGPSVVDMLSHPVGKADFTVASDHYQQMETDVAWFAQLGLKAYRFSVAWSRVIPDGDGAVNPAGLDFYRRLITTLRNHDIEPIVTLYHFDLPWALEQQGGWLNRHTIAAFVRYADLLFRELGDQVRYWLTINEQNTMILHPGAIGTPPGRELPDKKSLYQQSHHMLVAQAQVMQRCHALLPDAKIGPAINTTSMYAATCRPEDAIAAHNWETLRCWSFLDVAVHGRYNALALRYLQDRGLAPQMLPEDGELLAAARPDFVAINYYSTATIAASRGDASDVAPRAGDQQIMLGEPGVYRPEENPYTAKTPYGWVIDPVGLRLTLRKVCERYNLPIMITENGIGAPDTLAADGTVDDGYRIDFLRQHIEQIQLALADGVEVIGYFPWSAIDVVSTHQGYAKRYGFIYVNRDEQALHDLRRIPKRSFGWYQQVIASNGQQLQDTR
- a CDS encoding beta-glucoside-specific PTS transporter subunit IIABC — translated: MSHNELADEILRLVKGGGNIRTLTHCATRLRMEFNDRDAVDSAQIEKLPGVISVVERGGQFQIVVGNDVQRVFRVLEKATSGNKAKAVPQTDKERSGIVSQIISVISTTFTPVIPAITGAGMIKALLAICKLTGVMNESSPTWQLLNIISDAAFFFLPVLLAYGAALKFECNAILAMTIAGAMLHPEIGKMIASGKPVDFLGLPFQLADYAGSVLPIILTVWLMSWIERFAERYSPSIIKFFVKPMIILLVTAPLALVVVGPLGIWLNDVVASGAVIIDRHASWLIPMLMGGLQPFLVITGTAWAMTPIATGQLSKNGFEMINGPGMLASNIAQGAATLCVALKTRNKNLRQLASSAGFTALLGITEPSLYGVTLKLKRPLIAAMIGGGCAGIYAGLSGLVRYAFVSPGLAALPAFIGANPMNIVHALITCAIAMVVTFALTWILGFEDIPEANTQTPKVAPAPVNLKPGTIVSPLRGEMVALSEVNDDVFSNGLLGQGVAIRPQEGVLRAPVSGKVMTFLPSCHAVGLMSHDGMEVLVHIGLDTVALGGQHFSSSLQVGDEVQAGDELVRFDMQAIAAAGYDLITPVVVINSDEFAITIAADAPVDFGQPIMELSLREQAA
- a CDS encoding PRD domain-containing protein; translation: MKVIKVLNNSLVLTEDRDGKEAIVMGKGIGFSSRVGDMIPREKVEKLFMVQENLPGAEYLNAFAAMPEEVFQMTALVMQMAQQGLSNPLRPQIFFTLTDHLMFAVERSRKGIMLQNRVLFEVQRFWPAEFTLAQQVVTRLNSQFQLELPPEEAGNIAFHLVNGQSEHSDTSQTLLAMRMLKDIFNIIQYHAYITIDTGSLNYSRFLIHMQFFIQRMFAGQLNHSQGNTLLPQIIQQHPRMHRCALAINDYVKKMLEVGMTDDELLWLIVHLVRIAEPPMEG
- a CDS encoding YopJ family acetyltransferase produces the protein MADRPSGANRRATHGRINMMHTDATALTLSPSPVTQDFIINQQYLFKSAVLKAANCQCSPASLTLQHRLREHLYAIKNGQPTNQDDFLKDISVTLPLLVQAENDRNPALNLRFSPAIHHFISSLQRDQEEVNQKGEAIHGRYIVANDNATDARPTISHAQFIDVSLKPGMNPSFIVIDSCDPLSMASRQMMRDIVSGLSGDRLVSIRREDGRRVYSNISVIGIGAQKITWDCVRFGLDFSLKSYKYRELFQEWHDNQHARNDSPPFIPLSDEFFPDVIHHPSSILPVEFIKHTQSKKMLTTVAKKCFDNNAVQMLLLQKTQYPSAYVTASLPGKIKRHYDPEFSRSLAFRYADLQARAILTLNGKGESSGINTINRPDFLNYRYSDNTTLSALKNHWHLSANDIDAGLAPTWESWERDRKLLPALIRNENIRHPDINLKSFTSLAALLADILSAHNHAQETGQLIHNRCILWAPVTKKSNSHHLYLDMVFSAGKPPSLMVVQSAAHLGGGIIDVIHQRLTSMLKSTPQLIHSRISVIGAFAQKSQWDCIIYCLTFARTAWQHAEFFQACHRRQQAGEPPFHPSLQTTVSGMTDIAAFLSQPEREAYLENPTNFLTKWVELSRKYGVELYWPNVLPADFYRHTPSEKVLQQVWRTIPASEQALADKVLGWMGKSEPRSVNQQSEWYKAKCYEPGGVTGIPAKYLPAIEYARLERLAETLQLMQHPSRDW